A segment of the Campylobacter sp. MIT 12-8780 genome:
CTTTTTTGCGTTCTTTACGAACCAATTGATTTATGGTTGGCACTTGTAATTCCTTTCATTAAACTAAAATAAACTTTGGATAATAGCGAAGTTTTGCTAAATTTTAGCTAAATTTAGCTTATTTTTTACAACAAAAAAAGTCGATTTAATCTACTTATTTAAAAAAAACTAAATTTTTCATCTATTTTATTACAAAAACACATATTGATAAAATTTATTATTTTTAATATATTTTTAAGTTCTTATGATTTATCATTTTACTTTTGAAAATTTAAAGACAAAAAGGGAGCAAAACAATGAAAAGAATTTGTCTTGGTTTAAGCTTAGCTGTAACGCTAGCTTTAGCTGAGAATAATGCTACACAGGGGGGGGGGGCTTACAAATACTGAAATACTTGAATTTGACAGCCTAGAAATCAGTGGATCACAGCTTAGTAACGAAGAGAAAGTTTTTACTCATGCTGGAGCTGTTTCTTCAAGAGAAGGCATTAATAATTCTACTCAAAGCCTTGATGATATTATAAGAGAGACTCCGGGTGCTTATACGCAAGTTGATCCTTCACAAGGTGGCGTTTCGGTTAATATAAGAGGTATGACTGGACTTGGCAGGGTAAATACCATGATCGATGGCGTGCCTCAAACCTTTTTTGGCACGAGTGAGGAACAAGGTAGGTATCATGGAGGTGGCAGGGTAAGTGGCACTTCTGCTTTTGGGGCTATGGTGGATCAAAATTTACTCGTTGGCGTAGATATTGAAAGGGGCACTTTTTCTGGGGCAAATGGTGGCAATGCCTTAATGGGAAGTGCAAATTTACGCACTATAGGTGTAAAAGATATAGTGAGTAAAAATAATATTTTTGGTGTAATGGCAAAGTATAGCTACGGCACAAATTCGCTAGGACCATCTTACATGGGAGCTGTAGCTGGAAAGTATGATTTTGATCTTGGCTATGTGGGCTTAATGTATGCTTATAGCGGGCGCAAGCTCTCACAAGGCTATAAGATAGGCGAAGATGAAACCACTATAGTTCCATCTGATCCAAATGATCCAAATAGTTCCATTTATGCTTTTAATCCCCAAAGTCTTACTCAAAAGCCTGTAAATCAGCTTGCTAAACTTGAATTAGCCTATAAAACGCATTCTTCTACTTTGCAGTATAGAAGATATGATAATAATCTAGCAGGTAGAAAATTAATAGGGAATAATTATCAAATCAATTACCGATATAATCCAAATGATATACTTGATATAAATTTAGCCCTCGCTCGAAACGAAGCAAGTCAGCATTACAATGAAAATGTAAAAATCATGAGTACTCCGGTAGGAAATATGAAAGGTATTACCTACAACACAGCCACAATGTTTAATCTTGGCAACACTATTACTTCAAATTTAAGTCAAAATCTTGATCTTAGCACCACTTTTGGAGTAAATTTTATGAGTAATTCTTATTCTAAAAGCTTAGATTGGGATCAATCTTACAGCTCAAATGATGGCTCAACTGATATGCCCGGTTATTTTCAATACGGCTTTGCTCCAGATGGCAAGCAAAACATAAAAACCTTATACCTTGATAATGCTTTTAGCAGTAATTTTTGGGATTTTTCTTTGAATTTAAACTATGTATTTGCAGAGCTTAGCACTATAAGACAAGGTGTTTGTCAGGATTTTAATGCTTATTGTTCTCCAAAAGAAGCAGGGGCTTTTAAAAAGAATTTTAACAATTTTAATATCTCAAGTATGCTTGCAGCAAAAATTCATACTCTTTTTACACCTTTTGTGAGCTACTCAAGAACATATAGAATTCCAAATGTCCAAGAAATGTTTTTTTCAGGTACTTTTAATTATTCAGATCGCAATTTTCAAGATTTAAACACAGGCTTAAGACCTGAGCTAGCAAATACTTACCAGATAGGCTTTAACAGCTTTACTCAAGGCTTATTGCATGAAGATGATAGCTTTGGCTTTAAGGCGGTTATTATTACAGCCATATAAAAGATTATATCTATAATCAAAATGTGATTAATAGTGATAATTATGCAGACCCAAATGGGCAAAATCTTTTTTTACTCCTACCTCTAAACACAAAGGCTATTTTTAGCGGTATTGAAGCTGAATTAAGATATGACATGGGCTTTTTTTACACAAAGCTTACTTACACGCACCAAAACACTGATAGGCAAGTTTCTCAAAGTGAAGCAAATGCTAATGGCTCTCAAGCTTCTCATATCAATTTGGCTCAATCACAATTTTCAGAACTACCAGAGGATTATGCTGTGCTTGATTTAGGAACAAGGCTTTTTAATCAAAAGTTCATACTTGGTTCAAGAGCAACTTATACAGGTAAGATGAAAAGAATCGATCCAAGTGCTTTTATGCCAGATAATAACACAAGACCGCCAGCAAATACAGGTTGGCAAGAATTGTGGGCTATGGGTACTCAAGATTTACCAAGTCAGCCTATCATACTTGATCTTTATGCAAGTTTTGAACCTTT
Coding sequences within it:
- a CDS encoding TonB-dependent receptor plug domain-containing protein, with protein sequence MLHRGGGLTNTEILEFDSLEISGSQLSNEEKVFTHAGAVSSREGINNSTQSLDDIIRETPGAYTQVDPSQGGVSVNIRGMTGLGRVNTMIDGVPQTFFGTSEEQGRYHGGGRVSGTSAFGAMVDQNLLVGVDIERGTFSGANGGNALMGSANLRTIGVKDIVSKNNIFGVMAKYSYGTNSLGPSYMGAVAGKYDFDLGYVGLMYAYSGRKLSQGYKIGEDETTIVPSDPNDPNSSIYAFNPQSLTQKPVNQLAKLELAYKTHSSTLQYRRYDNNLAGRKLIGNNYQINYRYNPNDILDINLALARNEASQHYNENVKIMSTPVGNMKGITYNTATMFNLGNTITSNLSQNLDLSTTFGVNFMSNSYSKSLDWDQSYSSNDGSTDMPGYFQYGFAPDGKQNIKTLYLDNAFSSNFWDFSLNLNYVFAELSTIRQGVCQDFNAYCSPKEAGAFKKNFNNFNISSMLAAKIHTLFTPFVSYSRTYRIPNVQEMFFSGTFNYSDRNFQDLNTGLRPELANTYQIGFNSFTQGLLHEDDSFGFKAVIITAI
- a CDS encoding TonB-dependent receptor is translated as MINSDNYADPNGQNLFLLLPLNTKAIFSGIEAELRYDMGFFYTKLTYTHQNTDRQVSQSEANANGSQASHINLAQSQFSELPEDYAVLDLGTRLFNQKFILGSRATYTGKMKRIDPSAFMPDNNTRPPANTGWQELWAMGTQDLPSQPIILDLYASFEPFKNFIIKGEIQNLLDEKYIDALNSYNQTMNSTADPLAMNNYARGRTYVMSFSYKY